The window CTCGCGTTGTGCATTGCGGGGGGACAAGTCGCGGTAGTAGTCGAGCCCGATCTCCCCGATCGCCACCGATCGGATGGCAAGTCGAGCAATTTCATCGCGCTCCTCGGCCCACTTGGCCGCATCATGGGGGTGCAGACCCGCCGTAGCGAACACCCGATCGGGAGCTTCGGACGCGAGTGCCATGGCGGCTTTCGTCGTCGCAACGTCGATCCCCGGAACAACGACCCAGTCGACGCTGTCGGCTCGCGCCAGCAACGCGACGGGGCTCTCATCGGCCAGCTGAAGATGGCAGTGCGCGTCGACCCAGGTCATCGAGTCGAGCGTAGCGGCGCAGGATCCCTTCGCTCGCGGGCTCGCGTATTTCGTATTGCGTATTTCGTATCGCGACGCAACGTTGATGCAAGACCACGGGGCGGGCGTGACGGCTCGGGCGAAACGAGGAACAAGGTGCGTCGAGGTGGAGAAATCAGCAAGTGCCACGTCTGGTGGACCCCCCAGCGAGCGGAGCAACCATTGGGCGGAAAGTATCGCAGCGACCCTGCGTTGCGGTGGGGGGGATAAGTGGCATGCATTCCCCAGCGGACTCCACCAATGGACCTGCGGCCTTCCGGTAAGATGTGGGTCACACCGACCAGGACCGGTGGAGTACATCCCAACCTATTGGAGGCTGTCATGGACACCGGCATCGCGCGCAAGATCGATGTCCTCGGGCGGGTCGTCATCCCGGCCGAGACTCGGCGCCTGTTCAACATCAACGGAGGCGACCAGCTGATCATCGGTGTCGAAGGAGACTCGATCATGATCCGCAAGCTCGAAGCGACGTGCACGTTCTGCAACTCGACAAAAGACGTTTCGACCTTCAAGGACAAGGGTATCTGCGCTGCCTGCCGGAAGGCTCTCTAGGTAGCTGCTCGACATAGCTGCTGGGCCCGGCCCGAACCACTCCCTCGGAGCGAGGGTGTATTCGGTATGCCATCGGCGCCGGGCCGGGTGTCTGCCGCAATAGCCGACAGGGCTTCCGGACGGACCTGACAGGCGCACGTGTGTGACGAGTTCAGCCCTTGTCGCTCAGCGCAGCTTCGTAGAGGCGGCCTCGCGGAACTCGTAGCCGTTGGGCCACCTCGCGAACGGCGCCGGCAAGGGGTTCGCCTTCCGCCATGAGAGCCCGGACCTCCTCGAGTGCCTCGTCGAGGTCCGGCTCCCGGAAGGGAGCGCCGCCGAGCACGAGCGTGAACTCGCCACGCTGGGGATCCCGGAACCGGTCGACCGCTTCACCAAGCGTTCCCCACCACAGTTCCTCATGGAGCTTGGTGAGCTCCCGGGCGACGAAGACGGCACGCTCGCCACCCACCACACCGGCGAGATCCTCGAGATCTCTCCCGACACGTTTCGGCGAAGCGAAGAACACCACCGTACGGGTCTCTTGGGCGATCTGATCGATGCGATGCGACCGATCGCCGCCCTTGCGAGGCAGGAAACCTTCGAACACGAACCGTTCGGACGGTAGACCCGATGCTGCCAGCGCTGCCGTGACGGCGCTCGGACCGGGCACGACCGTCACTTCTGCTCGGATGGCCCGGGCTGCACGCACTGCAGTCAGCCCGGGATCGGAGATTGCCGGCATTCCCGCGTCGGTGATCAGGGCGACGGTCTCTCCTCGGGTAAGCCGCTCGGACAGTTCGCGAACCCGCAGTTGCTCGTTCCCGGCGAAGAATGATCGGAGCGGTTTGTCGATCCCGAGGTGGTCGAGCAGTCTCCTGGACCGACGCGTATCCTCGACGAACACGACATCGGCACTCTGCAGAGCTTCGGCAAGTCGCCGACTGGCATCGCCGAGGTTGCCGATCGGGGTACCGCAGAGTATCAGAGGCATCAGAAGTCCGGGAAGAATGAGCGGAGCTTTGCGCCGATCGCCGGATCGTCGGCGATGACGAACAGAACGTGGTCCGCGACCCGAGAAACGAAGGCGTAGGCGTCACCGGTCAGCGCAACGCCGCTGCCATCGCTATGGGTTCTCGATACCGCCATCGCCGAAGCGACATAGTCGCCCAGCGCCTTCTGCAGCTCGATGGCGTCGGCTTCGCTGTCGCCCGCGTAGCTCAGGACGAACGCCACACTCTCACCGTTCCAAAGGAGACGATACCGATCGCCTCCCCAACCGGCCGCCGCGGTGTCGGCCACGCCTGATCCGAGTTCCTGGGTGAACATGACATTGAAGATGAGCTCCCCCCAGACGGACTCCTCGACCGCCTCGTATCCGTCGATCGGGGTATCCGGCAGCGCCACCGTGACTGCCGGCTCTCGTACGGCGTACTTGTCCGGGTGGATCACCTGCTCGGTCGTGGTCGGCGGGTTGATGTAGGCGTCGTTGATCCTGTCGAATCCGGTACTCACACTCCACAAACCGTTGAGAAGGGTAAAACCTGCGTTGTAGGGGAAGACCAGCAGCTCCTGAATGAACCGCGGTGCAGAGTCGAACACACTCGTGTCCTGATTGAGAGAGCCGGCGATCACCTCTTGTTGCTGGCCGGGAGGGAGCGCGGCGACATAGTGCAGCTCGGTGAGCGTTGCGTCCCCTTCGGTTATGGCCTGCAATGCAGAGAGCTCGTCGAAGCGCTGAGCCTCGTCCAACGCGTCGGCCTTGTCGGAGAATCCGAAATGCTGGTCCGTGAGCGCATGGGTGAGTTCGTGCACCAGTGTGGCCTTCTGGGCAGGGCTCAATTCGTCCTCGTTGCCGGGGACGACGAGTTCCTTCATCTCACCGTCGTAGAAACCGAGCACCTGCTCGCCGTAGAGATCCCGGTAGAGCGTAAGCAGATCGGTGCCTTCCGGGATGAGGCCGAGGAGTTCTTCGAGCGCCGTGTCCCTGGCGATCTCGTCCGGCTCGACGTTCTCGTCGATGAGTTGTCGAACTCTGTCCGCGAGCTCGTCGTCATCGACAAGGGTGACAGTCGGTTCCGTGAGGAACTCGAGTTCGCGAATCTGTTCGGTCCGCGCGATCAACTCGTTGATCTGATCCAGGATTGCCTGTTCGTGAAGACTCTCCGGATCCGGCGTCGTCGTGGTCGCCGAAGGCGCCGTCGTCGTAGGAGACACCAACGATGACGACGTCGTAGCCGCCTCGTCCAGTGGTGTCGACACACACGATGCGAGGGCAACCGAGACAACCAGGACGGTGAGGAATCGACGCATGGCAGAACCCTATACCCTCGATCGGAGTTTGCGCGACCGAACGCTCCTGAGGAGGTTCCTCTTGAGCGACGTCCCACGGGTCCAGGCCGCTTCGAAAAGCCTTGGTTCTGCCTCGCCGCCGAGCGAGCAGACGGCCGGGAATCCGCGCATCATGGTCGAGTTCGACCCGGACGGCCGTCACTCCTCCTGGTGATCACCCAGGAGACGTCCTCGAAACTCGCCGGCGCAACGGACGAAGATGACCGTCGGCAGCCCCTCGACGAGTTCTTCCAGCCGGCGCGCGTACTCCAACTCTTCACCAGGCTGGTTCGTGCGGAGTCCCATCAGCACGACGTCAGCTCCCTCCGAGCGTTCTCGGATCACGCTCTGGACACTCTGGCCGCTGCGCCGCACGATCACCTCGGTTTCGGCGGGGATACGGGCTGCCTGGATGACCCGATCGAGCATGCGGGCATTCCGCTCGGCCATCATGTCGCTCGAAGTAACGCTCATGATGCGAATTCGGGCATCACGCCACTCCGGATTGAGTGAAATCAGGTGGGCGAACAATGCGAGCATGTCCCCGTTGTTCTGCAGCCCGCCCCACCACACATGGATCTCGCGGCGGCTCGCTCGCCGCTGATGCGGGACCGTCCGGCAGATGATCGCCGACTTGCCGATGAGCGCGAGCCGTTCGATGATCTGCAATGCGGAGACCCTCCGCTCGAGTTTGTCACTGAATCCGAACATGACGGTGTTGGATTCGATACCGGCGATCCCGTTTGCTTGAGCGACGGCAACCGCACCGTCCACGAAGTCGTCCACGACATCGACTTCGGCGAACGCGACGACCCCGAGCTCATCCAGATCTGCATCGAGCTGTGCCCTTCGTTCGGCGGCAAACCCCGCATATCGTTCCAGGGATCCCACACCGAGTTCACACACCGTCAGGATTCCTCGATCCTGCACAAGCCATGCAGCGAACCGGGCGAGGTCGGGTCGGCGCTGCACGTCACCGGAGAACAGCAGGATGTTGGGCCGCCAGTTCCGGGGATCGTTGGGAAGCCTTCGGAGCTGGATCACTGTCGAGCGGACGAGCGACATCATGGCGCCACGCCGCAGGTCTCCCCACGGGGCCACGAGCGCCCTCCTGCGCATCAGCAGATAGACACCAATCTCGAAGATGACCGCGACGGCAAGAGCCACAGGACTGATCAAGAACATGACCCAGAAACACGCCCCGGCGCCCACGAGCGAGATCGCCCAGTGGACACGCATGGTCGGACGGTACGAGGGGTCGGCGGTCAAGTTCTCCACACCCGCCACCAGGTTCACCATTCCGTAGGTAGTGAGAAAGAACATTGTCAGCACCGGTGCAACCGCGTTGATACCGCCGAGAAGAACCGCACCGAGGGCAACGAGCAGGGATACGAGCAGAGGCACTCCCGGGCCCCGCACCCTCCCAATGGGAGAGCCCAGCCATCGCGGCAAAACTCGATCGGCCACCATCGCTTCGAGGGTTCGAGGTGCGGACAACACGCTCCCCACCGCAGAGGAGAAGATCGCTCCCCACAAGCCCGGAAGGATCAGTACCCCGGCAGCGCCGGCGATCGTGAACCAGATCAGATTGTTGGCGACGAGCTCGGCAGGATCGGCTGCGAGCGCCAGGCCGACGGCGGCACCGATGTAGACCACGAATCCCACAAGTACCGCGGCGATCGTTCCTCGAGGGATGGATCGATCAGGATGTTTCAGGTCTCCCGACATGCTGATGCCGGCCAGGATCCCGGTGACTGCAGGGAAGAACACGGCGAAGACTGTCCAGAAGCCGGGGGGGTCCTCGAATGCAGTCGTTAGACGAATCGTCTCAGGGTCGCTGTTCGCGATGCCGACACCGAGAGCGACGAGCGACACCCCGATGGCGACCATGATCGGGATCTGGAGTCGAAGCGCCAGGCCGGCCCCTCTGGCAGCGAGAAGGGCTACCACGAGCACCGTCGCGGCGGCAACCATCTTCTGCGGTACCGCGGGCCAGACGATCTGGAGACTCTCGGCCAGGCCGAAGGCGTAGAGGGTCACAGAAAACGCCTGCGCGAGGAACAGCGGGATGCCGATCGCCGCGCCGATCTCCACGCCCAGACTTCGCGAGATGATGTAGTAGGCACCTCCGGCGCCCACTCGCATGTTGGTGCTGACGGCGGAAACGGACAGTGCGGTGGCCAGCGTCACGAGGTGGGCGATGACGATGATGACGAGCGCACCCATCAACCCGACGTTGCCGACGACCCAGCCGGTCCGCAGGTACAGGATGACGCCGAGAATCGTCAGGACAGACGGCGTAAAGACACCAATGAAGGTACCTAACTTCTCATCTCTGGATCGGCCCTTCAGCGCCGCCAGCATCCGCTGCATTGGTCTCCCAGGGACCGGTCAGGCAAGGCTAGTGGCAAGTCGAGTGTCGATGTCGAAGGAGACATGCCGCTCGTGAGGAGCGGAGGAAGGGTCTTTGAAGACAGGAGAATCGCGAACAACCGGGCGGCGGAACGTTCTCGACGCCCTTTTCGTTCTCGACCGACTTCAGAGTTGCCCGTTGTCGGTACCGATGCTGTCGAGATGGGAAGGATCGTCAAACCGCTGGAGCCCAAATGCATTCGCGTACTCGGGGAGCCTCTCCCCCGTGATGTGCAGCGACACGAGTTCGGCCGCAGCCTGTGACGCCATGATGCCGAAACCAGACAGCGCTCCGATGACGAACGCGCCGTGTGTCTGCAGC of the Gammaproteobacteria bacterium genome contains:
- a CDS encoding AbrB/MazE/SpoVT family DNA-binding domain-containing protein codes for the protein MWVTPTRTGGVHPNLLEAVMDTGIARKIDVLGRVVIPAETRRLFNINGGDQLIIGVEGDSIMIRKLEATCTFCNSTKDVSTFKDKGICAACRKAL
- the rsmI gene encoding 16S rRNA (cytidine(1402)-2'-O)-methyltransferase, with the translated sequence MPLILCGTPIGNLGDASRRLAEALQSADVVFVEDTRRSRRLLDHLGIDKPLRSFFAGNEQLRVRELSERLTRGETVALITDAGMPAISDPGLTAVRAARAIRAEVTVVPGPSAVTAALAASGLPSERFVFEGFLPRKGGDRSHRIDQIAQETRTVVFFASPKRVGRDLEDLAGVVGGERAVFVARELTKLHEELWWGTLGEAVDRFRDPQRGEFTLVLGGAPFREPDLDEALEEVRALMAEGEPLAGAVREVAQRLRVPRGRLYEAALSDKG
- a CDS encoding Na-K-Cl cotransporter, translating into MQRMLAALKGRSRDEKLGTFIGVFTPSVLTILGVILYLRTGWVVGNVGLMGALVIIVIAHLVTLATALSVSAVSTNMRVGAGGAYYIISRSLGVEIGAAIGIPLFLAQAFSVTLYAFGLAESLQIVWPAVPQKMVAAATVLVVALLAARGAGLALRLQIPIMVAIGVSLVALGVGIANSDPETIRLTTAFEDPPGFWTVFAVFFPAVTGILAGISMSGDLKHPDRSIPRGTIAAVLVGFVVYIGAAVGLALAADPAELVANNLIWFTIAGAAGVLILPGLWGAIFSSAVGSVLSAPRTLEAMVADRVLPRWLGSPIGRVRGPGVPLLVSLLVALGAVLLGGINAVAPVLTMFFLTTYGMVNLVAGVENLTADPSYRPTMRVHWAISLVGAGACFWVMFLISPVALAVAVIFEIGVYLLMRRRALVAPWGDLRRGAMMSLVRSTVIQLRRLPNDPRNWRPNILLFSGDVQRRPDLARFAAWLVQDRGILTVCELGVGSLERYAGFAAERRAQLDADLDELGVVAFAEVDVVDDFVDGAVAVAQANGIAGIESNTVMFGFSDKLERRVSALQIIERLALIGKSAIICRTVPHQRRASRREIHVWWGGLQNNGDMLALFAHLISLNPEWRDARIRIMSVTSSDMMAERNARMLDRVIQAARIPAETEVIVRRSGQSVQSVIRERSEGADVVLMGLRTNQPGEELEYARRLEELVEGLPTVIFVRCAGEFRGRLLGDHQEE